The sequence below is a genomic window from Desulfobacterales bacterium.
TGCAGGCGTTCCTAATCTTGTTAAACCAGAATGGATTAAGCCTGGTGCATGTGTTATTGACGTTGGCGTAAACAGAGTTGGCGAAAAAATTAGCGAAAAAACTGGGAAATCAATCGCTATTTTAAGGGGAGATGTTGATTTTGACGCAGCAAAAGAAATTGCGGGTTCTATTACTCCGGTTCCTGGAGGAGTTGGGCCTATGACAATTACTATGCTCATGCACAATACTTTAAAATCTTTAAAATATAAATTAAACTTAATGTAATATTGATTATCTTCACCACAAAGTCATAAAAAAACAACTTTGCGGTGAAGATATAAATTTATAGTGCATAGTTATTCAATATTAGTTAGACAAGGGGGAATATGATATGGCCTTCTTAGGAATAATGGAATTAATTCCCATTTAAAATATTAACAAAAATTTTAATGCGAGTTTGGAGTTATGAAAGATAAAATACATATCTATTATTTTAATAAAGACGGCGTATCTATAAAGCAAAAAACAATAAAAACTAATCTATTAAGATTAATATTTTGTCTGTTTTTAATATCATTAGTTTTTATAGGATATTTTACATTTGAGTATGTTAATCTCAAAGAAAATATAACATATTATCAAAATCTTGATGAAAAAATAGCTCTCCAATTAGACGAAATTATAGAACAACAAAGGCAAATTCATACTTTTGCTGAAGAGCTTAATTCTTTAAAGCAAAGATTATCTGAACTTAATGAATACGAAAAAAAAATAGAGCTTATCGCCAAAGTAGATAAAAAAGTCTATACTGAGGAAATCTTAGGAGTTGGAGGCTCAAGTTCGGATGAAGTTGAACCATTTTTACTTGCTAACGCAAAACAAAACAGTATTCTCCATGAAATGTATAAACAATCTGCTGAATTAGATTATGAGTCAAAAAAGCAACATAAAATGCTAGATGTAATTGTCAAATTTCTCGAAGATCAAAAAACGTTACTTTCAATTATTCCCTCAATATCACCTACTGAAGGATGGATGTCATCGAAATTTGGACGAAGAGAATCACCTTTTATTAATGAAAAGCAAGAATTTCATAGAGGGGTAGATATAAGCACGCCAAAAGGAACTGATGTTATTGCAACAGCTAATGGAGTAGTGAAATTTGTAGGAAAAAACGGAAACTTTGGCAAGATGATTATAATTGATCATGGGTATGGTATTACAACAAAATACGCTCATCTCAATGATATTATTATAAAAAAAGATGATACTATTAAAAGAGGAGATATTATTGGTCACGTAGGAAATACTGGAAAATCAACCGGTCCACATTTACATTATGAAGTTCATATGTATGGAATACCTGTAAATCCTCAAAAATATATATATAATTAATCTATTCGACAACATGAAGGTACTTTCTATATGGGAAATTTTCTTACTAAAATATTCGGCAGCAAAAATGACAGAGTAATAAAAAAAATTAAACCTTATTTAGAACAAGTTAATTCTTTAGAACCTAAAATCAGCTCTTTAAGCGACACGGAGCTTCAAAACCTTACTCCTAACTTTAAATACAGGATAGAACAAGGAGAACCGCTAGAAGATATACTACCTGAAGCATTTGCAACGGTAAGAGAAGCATCAAAGAGAACTTTGAAAATGAGACATTTTGATGTTCAAATTATCGGAGGTGTAGTCCTGCATCAAGGGAAAATATCAGAAATGAAAACAGGTGAAGGAAAAACTCTTGTCGCTACCCTTCCAGCATATCTAAATGCCTTAACTGGAAAAGGGGTTCATGTTATAACTGTTAATGATTATCTTGCAAAACGTGATACCGAATGGATGGGGCAAATATATAGGTTTTTAGGCCTTTCCGTTGGAACTATTGTGCATGGACTAACGGATAATGATCGAAAAAAAGAGTATAATTCAGATATTACCTATGGAACTAACAATGAATTTGGATTTGATTATTTAAGGGATAATATGAAATATACCCAAGAATCTTTAGTCCAAAGATATCTCAATTATGCTATAGTTGACGAAGTTGATAGCATATTAATAGACGAAGCAAGAACTCCCCTTATAATTTCAGGACCTGCGGAAAAATCTACATCTCTCTATTATGAAGTAAATAAAATAATTCCTCGCCTTGTAAACGAGATAGATTATACAATCGACGAAAAAATAAAAAATGTTGTTCTCACAGAAGAAGGTGTAGCTAAAGTTGAAAAACTTTTAAAACTTGAAAATCTATACGACCCTCAAAATATTGAAATTTTACATCATGTAAATCAGGCTCTTAAAGCACATATTCTTTTTAAAAGAGACGTCGACTATATAGTCAAAGACGGTGAAGTAATAATTGTTGATGAATTCACAGGGAGATTAATGCCTGGAAGAAGATACAGTGAAGGACTTCATCAAGCCCTTGAAGCTAAAGAAAATGTAAAAATTGAAAACGAAAACCAAACCCTTGCATCTATAACTTTTCAAAATTATTTTAGAATGTATGATAAATTGGCAGGCATGACAGGAACGGCTGATACTGAGGCTCCAGAATTTAAAAAAATCTATAACCTTGATGTTGTAATTATTCCAACAAATCAGCCAATGATAAGAATGGATTATCCTGATACTATCTTTAAAACAAAAAAAGAAAAATATAATTCTGTAATTAATGAAATAATTGCCCTTTCCAAAAAAGGGCAACCTGTTTTAGTAGGAACAATATCAATAGAAGTTTCAGAAGATCTAAGCAAAATACTTGGTAAAAAAGGTATCAAGCACGAAGTTCTTAATGCAAAAAATCATAGCGCTGAAGCAAAAATTATATCAATGGCTGGCCAAAAGCATGCTGTAACAATCTCAACTAACATGGCTGGAAGAGGAACGGATATTGTTCTTGGAGAAGGAGTTGTAGAGCTTGGGGGCCTTCATGTATTAGGAACTGAAAGACATGAAAGCAGACGAATTGATAATCAGCTTAGGGGAAGATCTGGAAGACAGGGTGATCCTGGCTCATCAAGGTTTTACCTTGCAATGGAAGATGATTTATTAAAAATATTTGGCGGAGAAAGAATGGCTTCTATGATGGAAAGAGTTGGCATGAATGAAGGAGAAGCCATTGAAAATAGAATTATAAGCAGATTGATCGAAAATGCCCAAGCGCGAGTCGAAGCCCATAATTTTGACATAAGAAAACATCTTCTTGAATATGACGATGTAATGAATCAGCAAAGGGAAACAATTTACAAAAAAAGAAGAGAATTATTACATGGAGAAAGCCTTAAATCAGAAGTAGAGGATATGATAGCCGAAATTGCTGAAAGCATTATCGATTCCTACGCTGAGAAAGGAAAATATCCTGAAGAATGGAATATTGAAGGTATTAAAGATTCTATATTCAGCTATTTTAATTTTTCCTTTGATGATTTTGATAAACATTTAGATGGACTTACCGTCGATGGAATTGCTGAACTTATATTTGAAAGAGCTCTTAAAAAATATGGAGAAAAAGAATCTGAAATAGGAGAGGATACTCTAAGAAAACTTGAAAGAATAGTCCTGCTTCAAACTATGGATAATCTTTGGAAGGATCATCTTCTTTCAATGGATCATTTGAAAGAAGGAATAGGTCTTAGGGGATATGCCCAGCAAAACCCTCTTCTTGTCTATAAAAAAGAGGGCTTCATGATGTTTCAAGATATGATTTTCAGAATAAAAAAAGAAATAGTCAATATCCTCTTCAAAATTAAAATAAGGACAGATTCAGAAATTTCAAGTTTAAGAAAAGAATCAAATAATGATAAGCTCGTTTTTTCACATGGAGATGCTCCTCCACCAAAAAAGAAACCAGTTCAAAGATCAACTCAAAAAATCGGAAGAAATGAGCCATGCACATGTGGCAGTGGGAAAAAATATAAAAAATGTTGCGGAGCGTAATAAATAAGTAATAATTAGGAATAGGTAATATGAAAATAATTGAAGAACCTAAAGTTTATTTAATTGCAAAAACAGGCATTGAAATTAATGGCATTAATCAATACTTAAATGATATTGGAAGCCCTGATTGGAAAACAGACGAAAATGTTTCAGATGGAGAGAACTTGGCAGAAATGGCTGGAAGAATTTGTTATAGAAGCTGGCAACCCTACGACTCAGAAAAAAAAGACGCTACTAACCCAAATGTAAAAAGAGTTCGAAAAGGTAATCAAGCTTATATTCAAAATATTCTTGAAAGCAAACATGGTTCAATCCTTGAGCATATAAATTTAACGTTCATTTTAAGGGGCGTTTCAAGAGTTCTTACTCATGAACTTGTAAGGCATAGAGCGGGTATGGCTTATAGTCAAGAAAGCTTGAGATATGTCCGACTTGATGATATTTCATTTTGGTTTCCAGATAAAATAAAAGAAAACAAAAAAGCAAAAGAAAAATTTGACGAAACCGTTAAATTTTTAGAAAAAACACAAAAAGAACTCGCTGAAATATTCAACATAGACTCAATAGACGATTTTTCTACCAAAAAAAAACTTACATCAATTTTTAGAAGAATTGCTCCAATTGGCTTAGGCACTTCTATTCTGGTTACAGGTAATTTAAGAGCATGGAGACATATTATTGCCATAAGGTCATCTCAAGCAGCAGAAGAAGAATTCCGTATTGTTGTTAGCCAAATTGCTGAAATATGTAAAGCTGAATTCCCTCATATATTCCAAGATATGACAAAAGATGCAAACACCGGTGAATATATTTTTTCTAACCAAAAAGTTTAAAGTTGCCTAATTTAAAAAAATTTTCAACATTTTTTTTGAGGATTTATTTTAATCCTCAAAAAAAAATTATAACTCCCAAAATAATAAACCAAAAATTTATTAATTAAAAAAAACAGATATTTAATGCCATTCTTTTTAAGATGAATCATTAACTGATCTCAATTTTTCTTACTTATTAAAATTTTCAAATCACTCAAAAATGAAAAATAACTATTTTAAATTTTTTAACTTGACTCTTTTAAAAAAGAATGTAGTGTAAGAGAAATTTTTGATATAAAGTGGTTGTAAAGTGATGGTAAAATGTTTTCAAGGTAGAACTGTTCATACATTAGATCCAAAAGGTCGTTTTATTATTCCTTCAAGATTTAAAGATGTAATAAATGAAGGTGGAGGCGATGGAATAATTATAACAAATTTTGATAATTGTCTATATGCCTACACTTACAAAGAATGGGAAACAGTTATAGAAAAAATGAAATCTATCGCTAAAAAAGGCGAAAAATTCAGGAGATTTCGGAGATTTTTTATTGGAGGAGCTTTTGACTGTCAATGTGATAAACAGGGTAGAATATTGATTCCTCAGCCTTTGAGGGAATATGCTAATCTTGAAAAAGATATAATTCTTGTAGGGGTTACAGAACATTTTGAAATCTGGTCTAAAGAAAGCTGGATAAAAGAAAATGAAAAAATGCAAAATGAAATGAACGATGAAGATATTCGTGAAGACATATCAGAACTTGGACTTTAAAAATGAATTTTAGACATATTCCTGTAATGTTGGAAGAATCAATATTGCATTTAAATTGTAGGGAGGGAAAAATATATGTTGATGGTACTTTTGGAGGGGGAGGCCATTCAAAAGAGATACTAAATAAGATAGGATCAGGACTCTTAATTGGGATTGATCAAGATACTGACTCTATTAGCAATGCAAAAGCTTTATTTAGTTATCAATCCAATTTTATGCTTTTTCATGATAATTTTATGAATCTACCTGAAATATTAAAGGCGGAAAAAATTTTTAAAGTTGATGGAATTCTTTTAGATTTGGGAATGTCGCAACACCAAATAGAATCAAGTAAAAGAGGCTTTAGTTTTTATAAAGACGAACCCCTCGATATGAGAATGAATATTCGTCAAAAATTAACGGCAGGCGACGTAATAAATGAAATGGATGAAAAAAATCTTGCTCAAATCTTCAAAAAATATGGAGAAGAAGCGAACGCAAAGATGATCTCAAAAAGAATTGCATTTATACGACAAAATAAAAGAATAAATTCAAGCTTAGAACTTGCTAAAATTGTTGAAGGCGTAGTGCCTTATAAATACAAACAAAAAAAAATTCACCCTGCAACTAAAGTTTTTATGGCTTTAAGAATTTTTATAAATAAAGAATTAGAAGCTCTTTCATTATTTTTAGAAAATCTTCCAGACATTCTAAACTCTGGAGGAAGAATATGCATTATTTCCTTTCATTCCTTGGAAGATAGAATTGTAAAACAAACTTTAAAAAAATTTGAACACCCTTGTATATGTCCAAAGGATTTTCCTATATGCGTTTGCAAAAAAGAAAAAAAAATCAAAATAATAACAAAAAAACCGATAATTTCAAGCTCCGCTGAAATAACTAAAAATCCAATGGCTCGAAGTGCAAAGCTACGGGTTGCAGAAATGCTATAGAATTTTATGAAAGATATTACGTTACTCATTAGGCATAAATTTATATGGATATTTATAATAATACTGTTCATTGGAGAATTGTTCTTATATGCATGGTCGAGACTGAACTGCATAAGACTCGGTTACATCATTGCTAAAGAAAAAGGACAACAAGAAAGACTTTTGCTTGTAAAAAATAACTTAACTATCGAATTAGAGCGGCTAAAAGCTCCAAAGCGAATAGCTGAAATTGCAAAAAAAAATCTTGGACTTAATGTGCCTGAAAACAGACAAATAATTATAATTAATAAATAAAATTAAAGCTATGAGTAAAAAACCAATAAATAAAGAAAAAAGGAAATTAAATGGAAGAATTGTCATTGTAGGCATATTCTTTAGCCTTATTTATAGTGCTATTGCTTTAAAAGCTATATATTTACAAGTTTTCCAAGCTGAATGGCTCGCAAATAAAGCCTTACAGGAATATGAAAAAGATTTGGTAGTAAAAGGAAAACGCGGAAGTATATATGATTGTAAATTCAAAGAATTAGCTATCAGTATTAAAGCAACCTCAATTGCAGTATTTACAAAACAAATAGTGGAATCAAAATCAACCGCAAGCGATTTATCAAAAATTCTCAATATTGACAAAAACGCTATATCCAAACAACTTGAATCAAATTCTTCTTTTGTGTGGATTAAACGTCAAGCTTCCCCAAAAGAAGTTGAAGAAGTAAAAAAACTAAAAATTAAAGGAATAAGCTTCATATCAGAAGCATCAAGATATTATCCCAAAAAAACAATTGCTGGCCAAGTTATAGGCTTTTCTGGAATTGATGACAAAGGTCTTGAAGGAATAGAATATTATTACAATAAATATTTAGAAGGAAAACCTTGCAGATCAAAAATATTAAAAGATGCTCTTGGCCGAGGATTTAATGAATGCGAATGTGAAGAAATAGATAGTAATGGAAAAAATATAGTACTTACAATTGATAGTAATATTCAATATATAACAGATAAAGCATTAGAAGAAGCAGTAACAAAACATTCAGCAAATTATGGATTAGCAATAGTGATGTCTCCTAAAAATGGAGAAATATTAGCTATTTCAAATTATCCGTTTGTAAACCCAAATTCGTTTGGAGAATACGAGAAAGGCATAAGAAGAAACAAGGTTATAACTGATGCTTTTGAACCAGGTTCAACAATGAAAATTTTCCTTGCAGCAGCAGCATTAGAATCGGGTATATGTAATGAAGGCTCTGTCTTTTTCTGCGAAAATGGTTTATACAAAGTTGGAAGGAATGTTATCCATGACACTCACTCATACGGTTGGCTCTCATTATTCGATATAATAAAATTTTCAAGTAATATTGGCTCGACAAAAATAACTGAATTAATTGGTAAAAAACAATTATATGATACGCTTACCGCTTTTGGATTCGGACAAAAAACAAATATTAATTTAGGAGGCGAATCTTGCGGGAGTTTAAGTTCCTATAAACAGTGGAAGGAAATTGATGCTGGAAACATATCGTTTGGTCAAGGGATATCCGTATCTCCTTTACAACTTGTAACTGCAACTTGCGCTATTGCAAATGGAGGAATTCTGTATAAGCCTTATATAGTAAAAGAAATCATTGATAATGACGGAAACTGTATAAAAAAATTTACGCATCAGCAAAAAAGAAGAGTTATTTCTAAAAAAACATCATCTATAATTAAAAATATTATGAGTGGCGTTGTAACCGATGGCACAGGAACAAACGCTTCAGTAGAGGGGTATAACGTATGTGGAAAAACCGGAACAGCTCAAAAAATTGATTTTGAAACAGGTAGATATGCAAGAGGCAAATACTTTTCTTCTTTTTTAGGATTTGCTCCAGCTGAAAACCCTGAAATAGTGGTATTTGTAGCATTAGACGAGCCAAAAAAATATTATTATGGCGGAACAGTAGCGGCGCCTGCATTTAAAATGATAGTTAGAGAAACTCTAAATTATTTACATGTTCCTCCACTTATAGAAAACAAAGAATTAATAATGACAATAGCTAAACAATTGAATAACTAATGAAACTTGTAAAGTTAATAAAAAATTTATCCGTTATAAAAAACAATATCAATGAAATGATAGATGATATTGAAGTAAGTTCTATTCATTATAGTTCCCAGTATGTTAAACCTGGAGGTGTATTTATTGCCATAAAAGGCTTAAAATCAGATGGACATAATTATATTGAACATGCTATAAAAAATGGGGCCGTTGCAATAATATCAGAAAAATCAATTAAAAGCGATTGCATAATAATTCAGGTGAAAGATAGCAGAGAAGCTCTTTCCGAAATATCTGAAGAATTTTATGGAAAGCCTTCGCAAGATTTATTTATTATCGGCATAACTGGAACAAATGGAAAAACAACTGTAACTTATATATTAGAAAATATTTTGACTGAAGCGGGCTATAAAGTCGGAGTAATCGGAACAATAAATTGTAGATATGATGGAAAAATAATGAAAAGTCCTGTTACAACTCCAGAATCCATGGATTTACAAAAAATACTTGCTGATATGAAACAAAATGGAGTTACCCATGTTGTAATGGAAATATCTTCACATGCTATTGACCTAAAAAGAATTCATAACTGCTTTATTGATGTTGGAATTTTTACAAATTTATCCCAAGACCATCTTGATTATCATAAAACAATGGAAGCTTACTGGCAGTCTAAAAAACGATTATTTACTGAACAAATGGGCAAAGGATGCAAAAAAAACAAAGCTTGTACAGTTATAAATATGAATGACTCAAAAGGAACTGAATTACAAAATTCTTTAACAATGCCAGTTATAACTGTTGGTACTTTGAATAATTGTATGATTAATACATCGGATATAACTTTTGATCAATCCGGTACAAAAGGAAAAATAATTATCAATAAAGAAAGTTTCATATTTCAATCGAAACTTGTGGGCAAACATAATCTTGAAAACATTTTATGCGCCGTTGGAGCAGCCGATTCTATGGGATTATCAAAAGATATTATAAAAAAAGGAATAGAATCATTTGCTATTGTTCCTGGAAGGCTTGAACCAATAAACAATTCAAAAGGTAG
It includes:
- the thyX gene encoding FAD-dependent thymidylate synthase, coding for MKIIEEPKVYLIAKTGIEINGINQYLNDIGSPDWKTDENVSDGENLAEMAGRICYRSWQPYDSEKKDATNPNVKRVRKGNQAYIQNILESKHGSILEHINLTFILRGVSRVLTHELVRHRAGMAYSQESLRYVRLDDISFWFPDKIKENKKAKEKFDETVKFLEKTQKELAEIFNIDSIDDFSTKKKLTSIFRRIAPIGLGTSILVTGNLRAWRHIIAIRSSQAAEEEFRIVVSQIAEICKAEFPHIFQDMTKDANTGEYIFSNQKV
- the rsmH gene encoding 16S rRNA (cytosine(1402)-N(4))-methyltransferase RsmH; the protein is MNFRHIPVMLEESILHLNCREGKIYVDGTFGGGGHSKEILNKIGSGLLIGIDQDTDSISNAKALFSYQSNFMLFHDNFMNLPEILKAEKIFKVDGILLDLGMSQHQIESSKRGFSFYKDEPLDMRMNIRQKLTAGDVINEMDEKNLAQIFKKYGEEANAKMISKRIAFIRQNKRINSSLELAKIVEGVVPYKYKQKKIHPATKVFMALRIFINKELEALSLFLENLPDILNSGGRICIISFHSLEDRIVKQTLKKFEHPCICPKDFPICVCKKEKKIKIITKKPIISSSAEITKNPMARSAKLRVAEML
- a CDS encoding penicillin-binding protein 2; its protein translation is MSKKPINKEKRKLNGRIVIVGIFFSLIYSAIALKAIYLQVFQAEWLANKALQEYEKDLVVKGKRGSIYDCKFKELAISIKATSIAVFTKQIVESKSTASDLSKILNIDKNAISKQLESNSSFVWIKRQASPKEVEEVKKLKIKGISFISEASRYYPKKTIAGQVIGFSGIDDKGLEGIEYYYNKYLEGKPCRSKILKDALGRGFNECECEEIDSNGKNIVLTIDSNIQYITDKALEEAVTKHSANYGLAIVMSPKNGEILAISNYPFVNPNSFGEYEKGIRRNKVITDAFEPGSTMKIFLAAAALESGICNEGSVFFCENGLYKVGRNVIHDTHSYGWLSLFDIIKFSSNIGSTKITELIGKKQLYDTLTAFGFGQKTNINLGGESCGSLSSYKQWKEIDAGNISFGQGISVSPLQLVTATCAIANGGILYKPYIVKEIIDNDGNCIKKFTHQQKRRVISKKTSSIIKNIMSGVVTDGTGTNASVEGYNVCGKTGTAQKIDFETGRYARGKYFSSFLGFAPAENPEIVVFVALDEPKKYYYGGTVAAPAFKMIVRETLNYLHVPPLIENKELIMTIAKQLNN
- a CDS encoding cell division protein FtsL → MKDITLLIRHKFIWIFIIILFIGELFLYAWSRLNCIRLGYIIAKEKGQQERLLLVKNNLTIELERLKAPKRIAEIAKKNLGLNVPENRQIIIINK
- the mraZ gene encoding division/cell wall cluster transcriptional repressor MraZ, producing the protein MVKCFQGRTVHTLDPKGRFIIPSRFKDVINEGGGDGIIITNFDNCLYAYTYKEWETVIEKMKSIAKKGEKFRRFRRFFIGGAFDCQCDKQGRILIPQPLREYANLEKDIILVGVTEHFEIWSKESWIKENEKMQNEMNDEDIREDISELGL
- the secA gene encoding preprotein translocase subunit SecA; the encoded protein is MGNFLTKIFGSKNDRVIKKIKPYLEQVNSLEPKISSLSDTELQNLTPNFKYRIEQGEPLEDILPEAFATVREASKRTLKMRHFDVQIIGGVVLHQGKISEMKTGEGKTLVATLPAYLNALTGKGVHVITVNDYLAKRDTEWMGQIYRFLGLSVGTIVHGLTDNDRKKEYNSDITYGTNNEFGFDYLRDNMKYTQESLVQRYLNYAIVDEVDSILIDEARTPLIISGPAEKSTSLYYEVNKIIPRLVNEIDYTIDEKIKNVVLTEEGVAKVEKLLKLENLYDPQNIEILHHVNQALKAHILFKRDVDYIVKDGEVIIVDEFTGRLMPGRRYSEGLHQALEAKENVKIENENQTLASITFQNYFRMYDKLAGMTGTADTEAPEFKKIYNLDVVIIPTNQPMIRMDYPDTIFKTKKEKYNSVINEIIALSKKGQPVLVGTISIEVSEDLSKILGKKGIKHEVLNAKNHSAEAKIISMAGQKHAVTISTNMAGRGTDIVLGEGVVELGGLHVLGTERHESRRIDNQLRGRSGRQGDPGSSRFYLAMEDDLLKIFGGERMASMMERVGMNEGEAIENRIISRLIENAQARVEAHNFDIRKHLLEYDDVMNQQRETIYKKRRELLHGESLKSEVEDMIAEIAESIIDSYAEKGKYPEEWNIEGIKDSIFSYFNFSFDDFDKHLDGLTVDGIAELIFERALKKYGEKESEIGEDTLRKLERIVLLQTMDNLWKDHLLSMDHLKEGIGLRGYAQQNPLLVYKKEGFMMFQDMIFRIKKEIVNILFKIKIRTDSEISSLRKESNNDKLVFSHGDAPPPKKKPVQRSTQKIGRNEPCTCGSGKKYKKCCGA
- a CDS encoding UDP-N-acetylmuramoyl-L-alanyl-D-glutamate--2,6-diaminopimelate ligase, which produces MKLVKLIKNLSVIKNNINEMIDDIEVSSIHYSSQYVKPGGVFIAIKGLKSDGHNYIEHAIKNGAVAIISEKSIKSDCIIIQVKDSREALSEISEEFYGKPSQDLFIIGITGTNGKTTVTYILENILTEAGYKVGVIGTINCRYDGKIMKSPVTTPESMDLQKILADMKQNGVTHVVMEISSHAIDLKRIHNCFIDVGIFTNLSQDHLDYHKTMEAYWQSKKRLFTEQMGKGCKKNKACTVINMNDSKGTELQNSLTMPVITVGTLNNCMINTSDITFDQSGTKGKIIINKESFIFQSKLVGKHNLENILCAVGAADSMGLSKDIIKKGIESFAIVPGRLEPINNSKGRFIYVDYAHTPDALENVLKTLKGISPKKIICVFGCGGDRDSKKRPLMGKIAGELSDFAIITSDNPRTEDPLNIILNIEDGIKSVMTKKYNENDISMELSEKGYIIESDRKKAIYLAVKIAKSGDTILIAGKGHENYQILGNNTIDFDDRIYAKEAINQ
- a CDS encoding peptidoglycan DD-metalloendopeptidase family protein, producing MKDKIHIYYFNKDGVSIKQKTIKTNLLRLIFCLFLISLVFIGYFTFEYVNLKENITYYQNLDEKIALQLDEIIEQQRQIHTFAEELNSLKQRLSELNEYEKKIELIAKVDKKVYTEEILGVGGSSSDEVEPFLLANAKQNSILHEMYKQSAELDYESKKQHKMLDVIVKFLEDQKTLLSIIPSISPTEGWMSSKFGRRESPFINEKQEFHRGVDISTPKGTDVIATANGVVKFVGKNGNFGKMIIIDHGYGITTKYAHLNDIIIKKDDTIKRGDIIGHVGNTGKSTGPHLHYEVHMYGIPVNPQKYIYN